The following are from one region of the Halarcobacter sp. genome:
- the rplO gene encoding 50S ribosomal protein L15 yields MALDNLQPATGSTKNVKRVGRGQGSGMGKTSTRGQKGQKSRSGYKIKRGFEGGQQPLQKRLPKIGFFSRVSKPYSINVDKVKQVAALEEITVETIKSVYKLSKRVTKVKLVGSAAKDLASKIKDENVTTTGK; encoded by the coding sequence ATGGCATTAGATAACTTACAACCAGCAACTGGTAGTACAAAAAATGTTAAAAGAGTAGGTAGAGGTCAAGGTTCAGGTATGGGTAAGACTTCTACAAGAGGTCAAAAAGGTCAAAAATCTAGATCTGGATACAAAATTAAAAGAGGTTTTGAGGGTGGTCAACAACCATTACAAAAAAGACTTCCAAAAATTGGATTCTTTTCTAGAGTATCTAAACCTTACTCTATCAATGTAGATAAAGTAAAGCAAGTGGCAGCACTTGAAGAAATTACAGTTGAAACAATTAAATCTGTATATAAACTTTCAAAAAGAGTTACAAAAGTGAAATTAGTTGGTTCAGCTGCTAAAGATTTAGCATCTAAAATTAAAGACGAAAACGTAACAACTACTGGAAAATAA
- the secY gene encoding preprotein translocase subunit SecY has translation MSKDLINKILITLGFILLYRLLAYVPVPGVNIDVVKEFFDSNANNALGLVNMFSGNAVERLSIISLGIMPYITASIIMELLAATFPALGKMKKERDGMQKYMQIIRYATIVITLIQSVGVSMGLNSLTGQSGESAISIDMNTFVAVSSISMLTGTMLLMWIGEQITQKGIGNGISLIIFAGIVSAIPGAIGGTVDLVNNGQMNFLTVIAILVIVLATVGAIIYVELGERRVPVSYSRKVMMQNQNKRVMNYIPIKVNLSGVIPAIFASAILMFPATVLQGSQNKILLAVADFLSPTSYTFNFLMFLFVVFFAFFYASITFNAKDISENLKKQGGFIPGVRPGESTANFLNDVASKLTLWGAVYLGLISTVPWLLVKAMGVPFYFGGVAVLIVVQVAIDTMRKIEAQQYMNKYQTLSAVGL, from the coding sequence ATGAGTAAAGATCTAATAAATAAGATTCTTATTACATTAGGCTTTATTCTTCTTTACAGGTTACTGGCTTATGTGCCAGTACCTGGAGTAAATATTGATGTAGTTAAAGAATTCTTCGATTCAAATGCAAACAATGCATTAGGTCTTGTGAATATGTTTAGTGGTAATGCAGTGGAAAGACTGTCTATTATCTCACTAGGTATTATGCCTTACATTACAGCTTCAATTATTATGGAGCTTCTAGCAGCAACATTCCCAGCACTTGGTAAAATGAAAAAAGAAAGAGATGGTATGCAAAAATATATGCAAATCATCAGATATGCAACTATTGTAATTACATTAATTCAATCTGTAGGTGTATCTATGGGTCTAAATTCATTAACAGGTCAAAGTGGAGAAAGTGCAATATCAATTGATATGAACACATTTGTAGCTGTTTCTTCAATTTCTATGTTAACTGGTACTATGCTTCTTATGTGGATTGGTGAACAAATCACACAAAAAGGTATTGGTAATGGTATTTCATTAATTATCTTCGCAGGTATCGTTTCGGCTATTCCTGGAGCAATTGGTGGTACTGTAGATTTAGTTAATAATGGACAAATGAACTTCTTAACTGTAATAGCAATTTTAGTAATTGTATTAGCTACTGTTGGTGCAATTATTTATGTTGAGTTAGGTGAAAGAAGAGTTCCAGTTTCATACTCAAGAAAAGTTATGATGCAAAATCAAAACAAAAGAGTTATGAATTATATTCCAATCAAAGTAAACTTGTCAGGTGTAATCCCTGCAATTTTTGCATCAGCTATTTTAATGTTCCCAGCTACTGTTTTACAAGGTAGTCAAAACAAAATTTTACTTGCAGTTGCAGACTTTTTAAGTCCAACTTCATACACATTTAACTTTTTAATGTTCCTTTTTGTAGTTTTCTTTGCATTCTTCTATGCATCAATTACTTTTAATGCAAAAGATATTTCAGAAAACTTAAAGAAACAAGGTGGATTTATTCCAGGAGTTAGACCTGGTGAATCAACTGCAAATTTCTTAAATGATGTAGCAAGTAAACTTACACTTTGGGGAGCTGTTTATTTAGGACTTATTTCAACTGTGCCTTGGCTTTTAGTAAAAGCTATGGGAGTACCATTCTATTTTGGTGGTGTAGCAGTTCTTATCGTTGTTCAAGTTGCAATTGATACAATGAGAAAAATTG